From the Sanguibacter sp. HDW7 genome, the window CCGACGCGCTCCGGCACGATCCTCACGGTCGCCGCTGTCACGTGGGCGACCGGCTCGTGGCTGCGCGGCCGCGGCCGCCTCCCCTCGCTCGTGTACCTGCGGCTCGGCACGACGCTCGCGATCGTCGGCATCGCCGCGTCCGCGACGATCGCGCTGCCCGGCACGCCGCTCGCGATCGGGTGGGTCGCGTGGGGGCTCGCTGGCCTCGGCGCGGGCATCGTCTACCCGACGCTCTCCGTGCTCGTGCTCGACGTCGCGCGGCCCGCCGAGCACGGCGCCGCGACGTCGGCGCTCCAGGTGAGCGACGCCCTCGGCACGTCCCTCGGCATCGCGCTCACGGGCGCGGCCATCCACGGCGTCGTCGCGACGCTCGGTCCCGCGGGCTACCTGCTCGGGTTCGGGATCACCGTGCTGCTCGGGTGCGTCGCGCTGTGGCTCGCGGGGCGCACGACGCTGCCCGACGGCGACCTGGCTGACGTTCACGCGCCCGACGGGGCTCTGCCCGACGGCCCCGCACCGGGCGGCTCCGCGACCTGACCGGACGCGCCCGCACGGGCGCGCCCCCTGCAGGTTCGAGTCCTGTCGGGGCCCGCGCGCTCGTCGCTGCCTCCGCTCAGCGGCGATCGCGTCGACGACCAGTTCGTCAGGGGCCAGCCGACCAGGCCCCTACGTGCGTCGCCGCCTCAGCCACCGAACAGCGCAGGCGCCCCCGGCGCGCTCACCGGACGCCACCCCGACGGCGGGTCCTCCCCCACGCGCCCGTCGACCGACTCCCGGAGGAGGTCCGCGTGGCCCGTGTGCCGGCCGTACTCCTCGACGAGGTCGAACAGCAGCCGGCGCAGGCTCACGTCCTCGCCGGCGAACCGCGACTGGAACGTCACCCGGTCGAGACCACCGTCCGCGAGCGCCGCCGCGAGCCGTGCGTGCGACCTGGCGACGGCCCCGTCGTAGAGCGCGTAGAGCTCGCCGGGCTCGTCGTCCGCCGCGGACTCGAGCGCCCACCCGAACGGGTCCTCGCAATGCTCGTCCCACGGGTCGCCCGGCGCAGAACCGTCGAGCTTGAACGTCAGCATCATGTCCTCGCACACCGCGAGGTGCTTGAGCAGACCGCCGAGGGTGAGCGTCGACCGCCCCGTCCGCAGCGCGAGCCCCTCGGCGCCGAGGCCGTCGGCCTTCCACCGGAACGTCGTGCGCAGCCGGTCGAGGGCGCCCGTGAGGTGCGCGATCTCGTCACCCGCGCGCGGCGGCTCCCACGGGTCCCACGTCATCGACATGGGGTCGACGGTAGACGGCGCGGGGTTCGCGCGCACGGGTGATGCGGCTGGAATGAAGGTGTCGGGTACGGAGTCAGGCCACGACCTCGGGCAGGGCCGTCGGGCAACACGGTCGGGCAACACCGTCGGGCACGGCCGTCGGGCAGAGCCGTCGTCGTGCGGAACCGTCGTCGTGCGGAACCGACGCGCGCGCCGCTACCCCCGCGAGCGCAACGTGTGCAGGAGCTCCGGCACACGCGCGTCGTAGACGCGCGCACCACCGCGCAGACCCGCGACGAGCAGCACGACCCCGAGCACCAGCCCGAGCGCGAGCCCGCCCCAGCCCGCCGCCGCCGACCCCCGCCACGCGAGCACCGCGAGCACCACGGACGGCGCCGCGAGCACCGCGACGACGATCCACGCGAGCGACTGCACGAAGAGGTTCGCCGTCGCTGAGCCGTGCGGCGTCGAGAACGGTCCGTCCCCGGGCGCGGGCACCGCGAACAGCACCCAGGCTGACACGAGCGAGGAGATGCCGAGCGAACCACCGAGCAGCAGCAGCGACAGCCCGAGCGACGCCGGCAGGAGGTCCCACCGGTCCGCCCGCCACGCCCCGGCGACGAGCGTCAGCGCGACCATCGGGAGGGCCACCGCGACGACCGCGAGCGCACGCCCCGTCCGGTCGGCGATACCCCGCACGCCCGCCGACGCGTGCAGCCAGAACGCGGAGGAGTCCATCGCGATGTCTGCGACGACGGCCCAGCCGAGCGTGAAGGCGACGATCGCCGGCGCGACGATCGTCGTCACGGGAGCGGCCCCCTGCGCCAGCACGTGCAACGACACGACGAGAACCGGCAGGACCGTGAGGTTCGACATGTAGCGCGAGTCGCGACCCCAGTACGTGAGG encodes:
- a CDS encoding DUF664 domain-containing protein, which produces MSMTWDPWEPPRAGDEIAHLTGALDRLRTTFRWKADGLGAEGLALRTGRSTLTLGGLLKHLAVCEDMMLTFKLDGSAPGDPWDEHCEDPFGWALESAADDEPGELYALYDGAVARSHARLAAALADGGLDRVTFQSRFAGEDVSLRRLLFDLVEEYGRHTGHADLLRESVDGRVGEDPPSGWRPVSAPGAPALFGG